A window of Candidatus Vicinibacter proximus contains these coding sequences:
- a CDS encoding polysaccharide biosynthesis C-terminal domain-containing protein, producing the protein MSVIASLAKETLIYGLSYSLGRVINFLLVTSYLTYRVFTGEDGYFAIYQDLYFYIGLLLGVLTLRMETTYFRFVSEDKYSEWIYPLATQAVFSISVFFTGVLIIGEREVLSFLNYEGEFRGHLYIAIGILICDVFSSLPFAKLRYEKRPKRYAWIKLSGLLLNIFLVLFIFECLPLIVPTFINLISTSSQKLYMVLISNFLASILSLLLLHKEIKDGLRLVNWSLLKPVLRYSWPLILVTLSYTIIQNGYTSFLKYILPGESLENLRMSDSLVAATRLAVIMNLFVTAFNYGVEPFFFRYAGKKNSGEAYATISLFFIICASAIYIFTCINLGLFANLLGPTYRKAIYLVPILLMGNIFAGMYTNMSVWYKLADRTATAAFISSLGLILNVLLFIILIPRFGLDTSAWITLTVYIFISIMSYIQGQRNMPIPYHMMRMFAYLIFSIIVVYLTNLIFNSMIVNNAARLISSVVILGVYAYWVYQKEVLSERFQIKDHSKTL; encoded by the coding sequence GTGTCCGTAATTGCATCTTTAGCTAAAGAAACCTTGATTTATGGTTTAAGTTACTCATTAGGTAGGGTAATAAATTTCTTACTGGTAACATCTTATTTGACCTATAGAGTCTTTACAGGAGAAGATGGTTATTTTGCAATTTATCAGGATTTATATTTTTACATAGGGTTGTTACTTGGAGTATTAACACTTCGAATGGAAACAACGTATTTTAGGTTTGTTTCAGAAGATAAATATTCAGAATGGATCTATCCACTGGCAACACAAGCTGTTTTTTCGATTTCCGTTTTTTTTACAGGAGTATTAATAATAGGAGAAAGAGAAGTTCTTAGTTTTTTAAACTATGAAGGAGAGTTTCGTGGTCATCTTTATATAGCCATTGGCATATTAATTTGTGATGTTTTCAGTTCCTTACCATTTGCAAAATTGAGGTACGAAAAACGACCAAAGAGATATGCGTGGATTAAGTTGTCTGGTTTGTTGTTGAACATATTTTTGGTGCTTTTTATTTTTGAATGTCTTCCTCTTATAGTACCTACATTTATCAATCTAATTTCTACAAGTTCTCAGAAATTGTACATGGTACTTATTTCAAACTTTTTGGCTAGTATTTTAAGTCTATTACTCTTGCATAAGGAAATTAAAGATGGACTACGTTTGGTAAATTGGTCATTGCTAAAGCCTGTATTGCGTTATTCCTGGCCTTTGATATTGGTTACTTTGAGTTATACAATTATTCAAAACGGATATACCAGTTTTTTAAAATATATTCTTCCAGGCGAATCTTTGGAAAATTTAAGGATGAGTGATTCTTTAGTAGCGGCAACTAGATTGGCAGTCATAATGAATCTATTCGTTACGGCATTCAATTATGGAGTAGAACCTTTCTTTTTTCGGTATGCTGGAAAAAAGAATTCCGGAGAAGCATATGCTACAATTTCATTATTTTTTATTATTTGTGCCAGTGCGATTTATATTTTCACATGTATTAATCTTGGACTTTTTGCTAATTTATTAGGGCCCACATATAGGAAAGCAATTTACTTAGTACCAATTTTGCTAATGGGTAATATTTTTGCGGGAATGTATACCAACATGTCGGTATGGTATAAACTTGCTGACAGGACTGCTACTGCAGCATTTATCAGTAGTTTAGGCTTGATCTTAAATGTTTTGCTTTTTATCATCCTGATTCCAAGATTCGGATTAGACACATCTGCGTGGATTACTTTAACGGTTTATATTTTTATTTCTATCATGTCTTATATTCAAGGGCAAAGAAATATGCCAATTCCTTACCACATGATGAGGATGTTTGCTTATCTGATTTTTAGTATAATTGTAGTTTATCTGACAAATTTGATTTTTAATTCTATGATAGTAAATAATGCAGCCAGATTGATTTCATCTGTTGTTATTTTAGGGGTTTATGCATATTGGGTTTATCAGAAAGAGGTGCTTTCAGAAAGATTTCAAATTAAAGACCATAGCAAAACTTTATAG
- a CDS encoding aspartate 1-decarboxylase encodes MLLQFFKSKIHRATVTQANLHYVGSITIDETLMTAANLYEGEKVQIVNNNNGERFETYVIKGEKDSGMVCLNGAAARKAEIGDIIIVISYALMTPEEAQNFHPISIFVDDKNRVKDL; translated from the coding sequence ATGCTTTTGCAATTTTTTAAATCCAAGATTCACCGAGCAACGGTAACACAAGCTAACTTACATTATGTTGGAAGTATTACCATTGATGAAACCCTTATGACCGCCGCCAATCTATATGAGGGTGAAAAGGTTCAAATAGTAAACAACAATAATGGTGAGCGTTTCGAAACCTATGTAATTAAGGGAGAAAAAGATTCAGGTATGGTATGTCTGAATGGAGCTGCTGCACGCAAAGCAGAGATAGGGGACATCATTATAGTAATCTCATATGCACTTATGACTCCTGAGGAGGCCCAAAATTTTCATCCCATTTCTATTTTTGTGGATGATAAAAATAGGGTTAAAGATTTATAG
- a CDS encoding 4a-hydroxytetrahydrobiopterin dehydratase, with translation MWEELNNKLCIHLEFKDFAEAMGFVNEVSLKAEMINHHPTWTNTWNKVDIVLCTHDAGDKITEKDKKLAKMIDDILIKYHLDKQK, from the coding sequence ATGTGGGAAGAACTAAATAACAAGTTATGTATTCATCTTGAGTTTAAGGATTTCGCTGAGGCGATGGGTTTTGTCAATGAAGTCAGCCTAAAGGCTGAAATGATAAATCATCACCCAACCTGGACGAACACCTGGAATAAAGTGGATATCGTATTGTGTACACATGATGCCGGCGACAAAATCACTGAAAAAGACAAAAAACTTGCCAAAATGATTGATGATATTTTAATTAAATATCATCTTGACAAACAAAAATAA
- a CDS encoding flippase-like domain-containing protein, whose protein sequence is MPQYFKKFLQFLFFLALGVGIMYWVFVTQDKSYQAYCRENGIGVDDCVLWRKMLHDLLEVKWIYIVIIFLSFYLSNYFRALRWLIILEPLGYHPHKINTIGSVLVSYFANLGIPRSGEFVRAALISKYEKIPLDKAFGTVVLDRMVDLISMAVIIFITTLTQLSTFRIFYEKYFSEVSLGQKLILPSIFLVFLVILYLTRNRWRNFLFFSNLKNRIRGFYEGLVVIKRIKQPRAFMLYTLLIWVWFYVMLYAALQSFEPTAHLSLIAGLVIYVFGSLGMLIPTPGGMGSYHYLIILVLAYYNINPVDAFSFANISFFCAQFADNVILGLAALLVMYIFNKRQKKAIISDQIENKIQTEV, encoded by the coding sequence TTGCCACAATATTTTAAGAAGTTTTTACAATTTCTCTTTTTTCTTGCCTTAGGCGTAGGAATAATGTACTGGGTTTTTGTTACCCAGGATAAATCCTATCAGGCATATTGTAGAGAGAATGGAATTGGGGTGGATGATTGTGTTCTTTGGCGAAAAATGCTTCACGATTTATTAGAGGTCAAATGGATATATATTGTAATAATATTTCTATCCTTTTATTTGAGTAATTATTTCAGGGCGCTGAGATGGCTAATCATTTTAGAACCACTGGGATATCATCCACATAAAATCAATACCATTGGATCTGTTTTGGTTTCCTATTTTGCCAATCTTGGGATACCAAGGAGTGGAGAATTTGTTCGGGCTGCATTGATCAGTAAATACGAAAAAATCCCTTTAGATAAGGCTTTTGGCACTGTCGTTTTAGACAGAATGGTTGACTTGATTTCTATGGCGGTAATTATTTTTATTACCACACTTACTCAATTATCCACATTTCGGATCTTTTATGAAAAGTATTTTTCGGAAGTTTCCTTGGGACAAAAATTAATACTTCCTTCAATTTTTCTTGTATTTTTAGTTATATTATATTTAACCAGAAACCGTTGGAGGAATTTTTTATTCTTTAGTAATTTAAAGAACCGGATAAGGGGATTCTATGAAGGCTTGGTGGTAATTAAAAGAATCAAACAGCCCCGCGCATTTATGCTTTATACACTGCTTATTTGGGTATGGTTTTATGTTATGCTTTATGCGGCCCTCCAATCTTTTGAACCTACGGCTCACCTTTCTTTAATCGCCGGGCTCGTGATTTATGTATTTGGGTCTTTAGGTATGTTAATCCCAACTCCTGGAGGCATGGGTAGTTATCATTATTTAATTATTCTTGTATTAGCGTATTATAACATTAACCCTGTAGATGCATTTTCCTTTGCAAACATATCGTTTTTCTGCGCTCAGTTTGCAGACAATGTAATTCTCGGCCTTGCCGCTCTTTTGGTGATGTACATTTTTAACAAACGACAAAAGAAAGCTATCATTTCTGACCAAATTGAAAATAAAATTCAAACTGAAGTATAA
- a CDS encoding M42 family metallopeptidase, producing the protein MEGIEILKKLCKLPGVPGFEQAVRNYLLQELKPYADELSIDPMGNLLACYKGTSNKTLMFSAHMDEIGFIVQHIDDEGFIKFLPLGGFDAKTLTSQRVTIHGKTDVVGVMGSKPIHLMSPEERNQPAKIKDYFIDTGLKKSEVLELIEIGDPITRERELIKMGPCINAKSLDNRISVFVLLEAFKKMKLEKFDCTIYAVFTVQEELGLRGARTVAHKISPDFAINIDTTIAFDVPGAQSHEFVSRLGEGVAIKIMDQSVMCDYRMVKFIKKIAIDQQIKWQNELLPAGGTDTSAIQMAGDGCICGAISIPTRHIHQVIEMVHESDVNATRQLISALAKNIINFEWSHT; encoded by the coding sequence ATGGAAGGAATTGAAATTTTAAAAAAACTATGCAAATTACCTGGTGTCCCGGGTTTTGAACAGGCAGTCCGAAATTATTTGCTACAGGAGTTAAAACCATATGCTGATGAATTATCTATTGATCCTATGGGAAATCTTTTAGCTTGTTATAAAGGAACTTCAAATAAAACACTCATGTTTTCAGCCCATATGGATGAAATAGGTTTTATTGTTCAACATATTGATGATGAGGGATTTATAAAATTTTTGCCTCTGGGGGGATTTGATGCCAAAACACTCACTTCGCAAAGAGTGACCATACATGGTAAAACCGATGTGGTGGGAGTAATGGGTTCCAAACCTATACATCTGATGAGTCCTGAAGAACGCAACCAACCAGCCAAAATAAAAGATTATTTTATAGATACAGGACTTAAAAAATCTGAGGTTTTGGAACTCATAGAGATTGGTGACCCAATCACTAGAGAACGGGAATTGATAAAAATGGGTCCTTGCATAAATGCCAAATCTTTAGATAACAGAATTTCTGTTTTTGTTCTCCTTGAAGCATTTAAAAAAATGAAACTGGAAAAGTTTGATTGTACCATTTATGCGGTTTTTACTGTTCAGGAGGAACTTGGTTTAAGAGGTGCACGCACAGTTGCTCATAAAATATCGCCTGATTTTGCCATCAATATTGATACTACAATTGCTTTTGATGTCCCGGGGGCTCAATCTCATGAATTCGTAAGCAGACTTGGGGAAGGAGTTGCAATTAAAATCATGGATCAAAGTGTTATGTGTGATTATAGAATGGTAAAGTTTATTAAAAAAATTGCCATAGATCAACAAATTAAGTGGCAAAATGAATTGTTACCCGCAGGAGGTACCGATACTTCAGCAATTCAAATGGCAGGAGACGGATGCATCTGCGGTGCAATTTCAATCCCAACTCGTCATATCCACCAGGTTATCGAAATGGTACACGAATCAGATGTTAACGCCACAAGGCAGCTAATTTCTGCTTTGGCAAAAAATATTATTAATTTTGAATGGAGTCATACCTAA
- a CDS encoding M36 family metallopeptidase, with protein sequence MNSNCIYDLRSVRHICVFLVFSLLFSNFVYLNAQSPQEKVTSYLKSTSAYYGLKSGDISDFEITSHHVSSVSGIQHIYFTQRYTGIGIFTTESSAHFKNNGNLFTANNLFIPDLKESVEGDGTPDLSAIQAIEKVSAELGYQQLGNLFVMQYQGGKEQKSIISKGQISIEDIPVKLKYFPFRTRSTVSNSTQKDRLVLAWEMYIYEPNQLNYWHILADATTGKILFKNNLVLNCGFGESHSADNCTGHLHEEKINKYSVPAFPTPAMVGGYRVYAMPIESPGHGGRTLVLNPDNPLASPFGWHDTNGASGAEYTITRGNNTHTYEDGNNSGYSPDGGAGLTFDFPINTVYTMGVDESEPAAITNLFYWTNIIHDVIYQYGFTEAAGNFQVNNYGRGGTGNDDVMAEAQDGSGTCNANFATPIEGNRPRMQMYVCGNRDGDLDNAVIIHEYGHGISIRLTGGPFNSSCLNNQEQPGEGWSDWYGLMLTMKAGDAGPNSRGIGTWLFGQPPTGPGIRQYPYSTNLGINPHTYDNIKTAAVPHGVGSVWCAMLWEVTWDLIAQYGFDPNFYTGNGGNNRALKLVTEALKIQPCSPGFVDARNAILKADTVLYNAQNACLIWKAFAKRGLGYSALQGSSASRSDGTQAFDIPPACMAQAPQTVCFDYTGGMQTWVVPAGVTSVTIEANGAEGATAPSSISVCGGSPDRGGRGGLATGTLAVTPGETLNIFVGQKGFNGPGNAFNGGGSGCNDPSTCSGGGGASDVRKGGSGLANRVIVAGGGGGAEFSCGNQGGGAGGGLAGANGLGGDCSAGDATGGTQVGGGIGGNGPACGWPSGGGQNGTLGQGGNSSLVGGSSLHSGAGGGGYYGGGAGSVDGHGGGGSSYIGGVTGGSTTPGVNLGNGRVCITFGAANGTGPSITCPTNATVGCAVDIPPVNIGAPRVANGTCQGTLVVTHRKDSITDQTCPNRYNVHRIYRVTDPCGNFAECIQLIIVNDITAPSVVCPAPVNVQCASAVPPVNINSVITADHCGNVGLVVTHVGDVITNRTCVNRFTITRTYRSTDACGNSGTCSQVITVFDNTVPLVVCRNITVNLDEAGNAIITPSQITQSVSDNCTPNALLVVTASRTSFTCANIGPNNVTLSTTDECGNVGTCLAVVTVVDNLPPMIMGCPTKSPITINLGPGECEASWDAPPFMAMDNCPAGAYFGNRNTTTVCLPPASYWSITGGAASWGVMFDLINTSGSLLNLQLLGERAFANVPHNIYYTTNPGGHAPVVATPNAWTLCATRTPQFGAQFTTRIDSFGLLTGSRTDTLKRCAPIQTETTVLGCLTMAPGETRGIYIHAPGTGGTNASLFSGCAGRPMGDANIRTPIDGATYTGGQFAAPFINSSFGFGGANWMGVIGYNLANSNRVPLVQTCGAPYGPGCFFPIGCTKLCYRATDASGNVGTCEFEVCVNKYANPTRALACNDDIQISLDDSCRATIYPDMVLEGGPYSCYDDYIVEVRDWKGRTIDRP encoded by the coding sequence ATGAACAGCAATTGTATCTACGATTTAAGGTCAGTAAGACATATTTGTGTCTTTCTGGTTTTCTCCCTTCTTTTTTCCAACTTTGTTTATTTAAATGCCCAATCACCTCAAGAAAAGGTGACTAGCTACTTAAAAAGTACCTCAGCTTATTATGGGCTTAAAAGCGGGGATATTAGTGACTTTGAAATTACTTCGCACCATGTAAGTTCTGTGTCAGGAATTCAGCATATTTATTTTACACAGCGCTATACGGGTATTGGTATTTTCACCACTGAGAGTTCTGCCCACTTTAAAAATAACGGAAATTTATTTACAGCAAATAATTTGTTTATCCCTGACCTGAAGGAATCTGTTGAGGGGGATGGGACACCCGATCTTTCGGCCATTCAGGCTATTGAAAAAGTATCTGCGGAATTAGGATATCAACAACTTGGTAATCTGTTTGTCATGCAGTACCAAGGTGGTAAAGAACAAAAGTCCATAATATCTAAAGGTCAGATTTCCATTGAGGATATTCCGGTTAAGTTAAAATATTTTCCGTTTAGAACCAGGAGTACAGTTTCCAATTCAACACAAAAAGATCGATTGGTCTTAGCCTGGGAAATGTACATTTATGAACCCAATCAACTGAACTACTGGCATATTTTAGCAGATGCCACAACAGGTAAAATCTTATTTAAAAACAATCTTGTTCTAAATTGCGGATTTGGAGAATCACATAGTGCAGATAATTGCACTGGACATTTGCATGAAGAGAAGATCAATAAATATTCAGTTCCCGCTTTTCCAACCCCAGCTATGGTTGGGGGTTACAGAGTTTATGCCATGCCTATTGAATCTCCTGGTCATGGTGGCAGAACATTGGTACTGAATCCCGATAATCCTTTGGCATCTCCATTTGGTTGGCATGATACTAATGGTGCTTCAGGTGCTGAATACACAATTACCAGAGGGAATAACACGCATACTTATGAAGATGGAAATAATTCAGGTTATAGTCCTGACGGTGGAGCAGGTTTGACGTTCGATTTTCCGATAAACACAGTTTATACCATGGGAGTTGATGAATCTGAGCCAGCTGCGATAACCAATTTGTTTTATTGGACCAATATCATTCATGATGTGATTTACCAATATGGTTTTACGGAAGCTGCAGGGAATTTCCAGGTAAATAACTATGGAAGAGGAGGCACTGGAAATGACGATGTTATGGCAGAGGCTCAGGATGGCTCGGGTACTTGTAATGCGAATTTTGCTACACCAATTGAAGGGAACAGACCGAGAATGCAAATGTATGTTTGTGGAAATCGAGATGGTGATCTTGACAATGCAGTAATTATTCATGAATACGGCCATGGTATATCCATTAGATTAACAGGGGGGCCCTTTAATTCTAGTTGTTTAAACAATCAAGAACAACCTGGAGAAGGATGGAGCGATTGGTATGGTCTTATGCTGACCATGAAAGCCGGAGACGCAGGCCCTAATTCAAGGGGTATTGGGACATGGTTATTTGGTCAACCACCGACAGGTCCCGGCATCAGACAATACCCATACAGCACAAATTTAGGGATTAATCCACACACATATGACAATATTAAGACCGCTGCTGTACCTCATGGTGTGGGTTCTGTTTGGTGTGCAATGCTTTGGGAAGTTACCTGGGATCTAATTGCACAATATGGATTTGATCCAAATTTTTATACTGGTAACGGAGGAAATAATCGTGCACTTAAATTGGTTACGGAAGCCTTAAAAATACAGCCCTGCTCACCTGGATTTGTCGATGCCAGAAATGCCATTCTCAAAGCGGATACCGTACTGTATAATGCACAAAATGCATGCTTGATTTGGAAAGCTTTTGCAAAAAGAGGATTAGGATACAGTGCACTTCAGGGAAGTTCAGCCAGTAGATCTGATGGAACACAGGCTTTTGATATACCGCCTGCTTGTATGGCGCAAGCACCACAGACGGTGTGTTTTGATTACACCGGTGGAATGCAGACTTGGGTAGTGCCAGCAGGAGTTACTTCTGTTACTATTGAAGCCAATGGTGCTGAAGGTGCAACCGCACCCTCAAGTATAAGTGTTTGTGGAGGATCGCCGGATAGAGGAGGCAGAGGAGGACTTGCAACAGGTACCCTGGCAGTTACCCCTGGCGAAACTTTAAATATTTTTGTTGGTCAAAAAGGATTTAACGGTCCGGGAAATGCCTTTAACGGAGGTGGATCAGGATGTAATGATCCGAGCACATGTAGTGGTGGCGGCGGAGCTTCTGATGTCAGAAAAGGCGGTTCCGGACTTGCAAACAGAGTTATTGTTGCAGGAGGAGGAGGTGGAGCTGAATTTTCCTGTGGTAATCAAGGTGGAGGTGCTGGTGGAGGACTTGCGGGTGCAAATGGACTTGGAGGGGATTGTTCAGCAGGTGATGCAACCGGTGGAACTCAAGTTGGAGGAGGAATAGGGGGAAATGGACCAGCTTGTGGTTGGCCAAGTGGAGGAGGACAAAATGGGACACTCGGTCAAGGAGGAAACTCCAGTTTAGTTGGAGGAAGTTCATTACATTCCGGTGCTGGTGGTGGCGGGTACTATGGTGGAGGAGCTGGCAGTGTTGATGGACATGGCGGCGGAGGTTCGTCCTATATTGGAGGAGTTACAGGAGGTAGCACTACACCAGGTGTGAATTTAGGAAATGGACGAGTTTGTATCACTTTTGGTGCAGCTAATGGTACTGGACCTTCGATTACATGCCCGACAAATGCAACAGTAGGTTGTGCTGTGGATATTCCACCTGTAAATATCGGGGCACCAAGGGTAGCCAATGGAACTTGTCAAGGTACTTTAGTCGTAACGCACAGAAAAGATTCTATTACTGACCAAACCTGTCCAAACAGATATAATGTACACAGGATATATAGGGTTACCGACCCATGTGGTAATTTTGCAGAATGCATTCAACTTATTATAGTAAATGATATAACTGCCCCTTCGGTGGTTTGTCCTGCTCCGGTTAATGTACAATGTGCATCTGCGGTTCCACCAGTTAACATAAATAGTGTAATTACTGCAGATCATTGTGGTAATGTTGGACTTGTAGTTACGCATGTAGGTGATGTGATTACCAATAGAACATGTGTCAATAGATTCACGATCACAAGAACCTACCGTTCAACGGATGCTTGCGGGAATTCCGGCACTTGCAGCCAGGTTATAACGGTTTTTGATAATACTGTTCCTTTAGTTGTTTGTAGAAACATTACAGTAAATCTTGATGAGGCGGGCAATGCTATAATTACCCCGTCACAGATTACCCAAAGTGTCTCCGATAATTGTACTCCTAATGCATTATTGGTGGTAACTGCAAGTCGGACTTCATTTACTTGTGCCAACATTGGACCAAATAATGTGACATTATCCACTACAGACGAATGCGGGAATGTAGGCACCTGCCTTGCTGTAGTTACGGTTGTAGATAACCTGCCACCGATGATTATGGGCTGTCCCACGAAGTCACCTATTACTATTAACCTAGGACCTGGGGAGTGTGAAGCCAGCTGGGATGCACCACCATTTATGGCGATGGACAATTGTCCTGCAGGCGCATACTTTGGCAACCGAAATACGACCACAGTATGTTTGCCACCGGCATCTTACTGGTCAATTACAGGAGGAGCTGCGAGCTGGGGAGTAATGTTTGACCTGATTAATACTTCAGGAAGTTTATTGAATTTACAGTTGTTGGGAGAGCGAGCGTTTGCGAATGTTCCACACAACATCTATTATACAACCAATCCTGGCGGACACGCGCCGGTAGTAGCTACGCCGAATGCGTGGACGCTGTGTGCGACACGTACACCACAGTTTGGCGCGCAGTTTACCACCAGGATCGACAGTTTTGGATTGTTGACGGGCTCCAGAACGGATACCCTTAAGCGTTGTGCACCGATACAGACAGAGACGACGGTATTGGGCTGCTTGACGATGGCACCTGGAGAGACCAGAGGAATCTATATCCATGCACCTGGAACAGGAGGCACGAATGCATCCCTGTTCAGTGGATGTGCAGGAAGACCGATGGGAGATGCCAATATTCGAACACCGATAGATGGAGCAACGTATACTGGAGGTCAGTTTGCAGCACCATTTATCAACAGTTCATTTGGATTTGGAGGAGCAAACTGGATGGGCGTGATCGGTTACAATCTGGCGAATTCGAATCGAGTACCATTGGTACAGACATGTGGAGCGCCATATGGTCCTGGATGTTTCTTCCCAATAGGATGTACGAAACTATGTTACCGGGCAACAGATGCATCTGGTAATGTAGGCACCTGTGAGTTTGAGGTGTGTGTGAATAAGTACGCAAATCCAACCAGAGCACTGGCATGTAATGATGACATCCAAATCAGTCTGGACGATAGCTGCAGAGCTACGATCTACCCTGATATGGTACTGGAAGGAGGTCCATACTCTTGCTATGATGATTACATAGTAGAAGTTAGAGACTGGAAGGGGAGGACCATTGATCGACCGTGA
- a CDS encoding Nif3-like dinuclear metal center hexameric protein, protein MSNRISDVTEFLEQIAPLNYQENYDNSGLITGDPNWKISGVLTCLDTTLEVIQEAKIKGCNLIISHHPIIFRAIKKLDVQYYVDKVIIQAVKNDIAIYAIHTNLDNVLTNGVNETIANRLGLINYSILQVKNHPENVIGAGLLAESKEPLSCQDLLFLLKKNLLTGIIKYTKDLGRPINKLAICGGSGSFLIREAIKQGAEVLISSDFKYHDFFEANDQIVLMDVGHFESEQFTKDLLFNLISRNFPNFASHCTKINTNPIQYY, encoded by the coding sequence ATGTCGAATAGAATATCAGATGTCACGGAATTTCTTGAGCAAATTGCGCCTTTAAATTATCAGGAAAACTACGACAATTCCGGACTAATTACTGGAGATCCGAATTGGAAAATCAGTGGGGTATTAACCTGCTTAGACACTACTTTGGAGGTCATCCAGGAAGCCAAGATAAAAGGCTGTAATTTAATTATCAGTCACCATCCAATAATTTTCAGAGCGATAAAAAAACTGGATGTCCAATATTATGTAGACAAAGTAATAATCCAGGCTGTAAAAAATGATATAGCTATCTATGCAATTCATACAAATTTAGACAATGTGTTGACCAATGGGGTCAATGAAACCATAGCGAACAGATTGGGGTTAATCAATTATAGTATACTGCAGGTGAAAAATCATCCTGAAAATGTTATTGGCGCCGGTTTATTGGCAGAGTCAAAAGAGCCCTTAAGCTGTCAGGATTTACTGTTTTTATTAAAGAAAAATTTGCTAACAGGGATAATTAAATATACTAAGGATCTCGGAAGACCTATTAACAAGCTTGCCATTTGTGGTGGCTCCGGATCATTTTTGATAAGAGAAGCTATAAAGCAGGGAGCCGAAGTTTTGATAAGTTCAGATTTTAAATACCATGATTTTTTTGAGGCGAATGATCAAATTGTGTTAATGGATGTTGGACATTTTGAAAGCGAACAATTTACCAAAGATTTATTATTTAATTTGATTTCAAGGAATTTTCCTAATTTTGCATCCCATTGTACAAAAATTAATACAAACCCGATACAATATTATTGA
- a CDS encoding pantoate--beta-alanine ligase has protein sequence MKTYKTVKGLEKVLAKCRDEGKQIAFVPTMGALHEGHISLVQLASLKASVVVVSIFVNPSQFNNSEDLMKYPRMVEKDSDLLRRANCSFLFIPDVDEVYPKHLNTSVSVDLNGRDLVMEGHFRPGHFDGMLQVVHRLLEIVKPDYLFMGQKDFQQFTLVHQMIKELKPKIELVIGPTMREEDGLAMSSRNLRLSLEMRKIAPEIYRTLQIAKELYRTTDLNDLEKKCLDKLTSAGLKPEYFDIVDGYSLKKVKTQAKSNYLVACVAVWAGNVRLIDNMILKGHPS, from the coding sequence ATGAAGACATATAAAACAGTAAAAGGCTTAGAGAAAGTTCTGGCAAAATGCAGAGACGAAGGAAAACAAATAGCTTTTGTGCCAACAATGGGGGCACTTCATGAGGGTCATATCAGTCTTGTTCAACTTGCAAGTCTAAAAGCAAGTGTTGTGGTTGTCAGTATATTTGTCAACCCCAGTCAATTTAATAATTCTGAAGATTTGATGAAGTACCCAAGAATGGTTGAAAAGGACAGCGATCTCTTGCGGAGGGCAAACTGTAGTTTTCTTTTCATTCCTGATGTTGATGAGGTTTATCCTAAACATCTAAATACTTCCGTGTCCGTTGATCTTAATGGCCGAGACCTTGTAATGGAAGGCCATTTCAGGCCTGGTCATTTTGATGGAATGCTACAGGTTGTGCATCGTCTATTAGAAATTGTAAAACCAGATTACCTTTTCATGGGGCAAAAGGATTTCCAACAATTTACTTTAGTACATCAGATGATTAAGGAGCTAAAACCAAAAATAGAGCTGGTAATTGGACCAACAATGCGCGAGGAAGATGGGTTAGCAATGAGTTCAAGAAATTTAAGATTAAGCCTGGAAATGAGGAAAATAGCTCCAGAAATTTATAGAACATTACAAATTGCAAAAGAACTTTATCGAACCACAGATTTAAATGATCTGGAGAAGAAATGCCTTGATAAACTTACTTCAGCTGGATTAAAACCGGAATATTTTGATATAGTAGACGGGTATTCTCTTAAGAAAGTTAAAACCCAGGCCAAATCGAATTATTTAGTGGCATGTGTTGCTGTATGGGCTGGAAATGTTAGATTAATCGACAATATGATCCTAAAAGGACATCCTAGCTAA